The following coding sequences are from one Betaproteobacteria bacterium window:
- a CDS encoding YihY/virulence factor BrkB family protein, whose amino-acid sequence MLTPAAQRVLRHPLEFVQRVLAGFFRNQGLLLAGAIAYYALLSAVPLLILVVIAFSRVVEPQELLALLARYLEWLVPSQSRAVLADVEGVLHERAALGALLVATMLFFSSLAFSVLEKAMGVIFSHRGAAQARHALVSFLLPYCLVLVLGLALLALSAAAAAFEALAEGWLWVPGGQWSLAGVSAALLYLLGFVFEAALFAGLYRVLPAGGVKPSHALVGGVAAALLWEFLRRGLAWYFSHVSKVGVVYGSLTTAVVVLLSLEIAATVLLLGAQVIAEYEKLAPPPEGPLSGEAA is encoded by the coding sequence ATGCTGACCCCGGCCGCGCAGCGGGTGCTGCGGCACCCCCTGGAATTCGTGCAGCGCGTCCTGGCGGGATTCTTCCGTAACCAGGGCCTGCTGCTGGCCGGCGCCATCGCCTACTACGCGCTGCTTTCCGCCGTACCCCTGCTGATTCTGGTGGTCATCGCCTTTTCCCGCGTGGTCGAGCCCCAGGAACTGCTGGCCCTCCTGGCCCGCTATCTGGAATGGCTCGTGCCCAGCCAGTCCCGCGCCGTTCTGGCCGATGTGGAGGGCGTGCTGCATGAGCGCGCAGCCCTCGGTGCCCTCCTCGTCGCCACCATGCTGTTCTTCAGCTCCCTGGCCTTTTCTGTCCTGGAAAAAGCCATGGGGGTCATTTTTTCCCATCGGGGGGCGGCCCAGGCCCGTCATGCCCTGGTGTCCTTTCTTCTTCCCTACTGCCTGGTACTCGTTCTCGGGCTCGCCCTCCTGGCGCTGAGCGCTGCGGCCGCAGCCTTCGAGGCGCTGGCCGAGGGTTGGCTGTGGGTTCCGGGGGGACAGTGGTCCCTGGCCGGAGTCTCCGCAGCGCTCCTTTACCTGCTCGGCTTCGTTTTCGAGGCGGCCCTGTTCGCCGGGCTCTACCGCGTGCTGCCGGCGGGTGGGGTCAAGCCGTCCCATGCCCTGGTGGGGGGCGTGGCCGCCGCGCTGCTGTGGGAATTCCTGCGCCGCGGTCTGGCATGGTATTTTTCCCACGTATCCAAGGTGGGTGTGGTGTACGGCTCCCTCACCACTGCGGTGGTCGTCCTGCTCAGCCTGGAAATCGCTGCGACCGTCCTGCTCCTGGGCGCCCAGGTGATTGCCGAATACGAAAAGCTGGCGCCACCCCCTGAAGGTCCGCTCTCCGGAGAAGCAGCATGA
- a CDS encoding pteridine reductase codes for MGNLSGRVILITGAARRVGAAIARRLHGAGAQVAVHYRSAAGEAEALVAELNALRADSAAAFAADLARTALLPGLVAAVAARFGRLDALVNNASSFFPTPLGSIDEAAWDDLVGSNFKAPLFLSQAAAPHLAAAGGAIVNITDIHAERPLAGYPLYCAAKGALLALTRALAIELAPVRVNAVSPGAILWPEDGQFLGVEQAAIVGHTLLKRAGGPEDIAAAVHFLLAEAPYVTGQILNVDGGRTAHLSA; via the coding sequence ATGGGAAATCTTTCCGGACGGGTCATTCTCATCACCGGCGCGGCGCGACGCGTGGGGGCCGCCATCGCGCGCCGCCTGCACGGAGCGGGGGCGCAGGTGGCGGTGCACTACCGTTCGGCGGCGGGGGAGGCCGAGGCCCTGGTGGCCGAACTGAACGCCCTGCGGGCCGATTCCGCGGCCGCTTTCGCGGCCGACCTGGCGAGGACCGCCCTGTTGCCGGGACTCGTCGCTGCCGTGGCGGCCCGTTTCGGGCGCCTCGACGCCCTGGTGAATAACGCCTCCAGCTTTTTTCCCACACCCCTGGGCAGCATCGACGAAGCGGCCTGGGACGACCTGGTGGGCAGCAACTTCAAGGCCCCCCTCTTTCTCTCCCAGGCGGCGGCGCCCCATTTGGCGGCAGCCGGCGGCGCCATCGTCAATATCACCGATATCCACGCCGAGCGTCCCCTGGCGGGCTACCCCCTTTACTGCGCGGCCAAGGGGGCGCTCCTGGCGCTGACCCGGGCGCTGGCCATCGAACTGGCCCCGGTGCGGGTCAATGCCGTGTCGCCGGGCGCCATCCTGTGGCCGGAGGACGGGCAGTTCCTGGGGGTGGAGCAGGCTGCCATCGTCGGCCACACCCTGCTCAAGCGGGCCGGGGGGCCGGAGGACATCGCCGCCGCGGTCCACTTTCTCCTGGCCGAGGCCCCCTACGTCACGGGTCAGATTCTCAACGTCGATGGCGGCCGTACCGCCCATCTGTCAGCATGA
- a CDS encoding FIST C-terminal domain-containing protein: MHIVQTVARTPAGAAAAIAELQSVRPDLILVFGAAEYFDQTDLGGKLALAFPEAACLGCSTAGEITAKGVDDGSCSFTGLRLEKTRLTRGRTELRGMEDSFAAGERLARQLLDPELKAVLVFGPGVQVNGSALVDGMSSLLGGGLPITGGLAGDGGAFRQTFVLGEGGVGPRAVVAVGLCGEGLRFAHGSFGGWEAFGPPRKVTRAVGNVLYELDGEPALEVYRRYLGAHARDLPASGLLFPFAMLGANHDAVGLIRTILGIDEAAGSLTLAGEIDPAGYLKLMHATTDKLVGGAEAAAEAAHDMLTANGAGLAILVSCVGRKLVMGSRVDEEVEAVSAVFGHQAVLSGFYSYGEISPFTPGSSCKLHNQTMTITYLGER, encoded by the coding sequence ATGCACATCGTACAGACCGTCGCGCGCACGCCCGCGGGTGCCGCCGCTGCCATCGCCGAACTGCAGTCGGTCCGGCCCGATTTGATTCTCGTTTTCGGTGCGGCCGAGTATTTCGACCAGACCGATCTGGGAGGCAAGCTCGCGCTTGCCTTCCCGGAGGCCGCCTGCCTGGGATGCTCGACGGCCGGGGAAATCACCGCAAAAGGCGTGGACGATGGCAGTTGCAGCTTTACCGGCCTGCGGCTGGAGAAAACACGTCTGACCCGGGGGCGGACGGAGTTGCGGGGCATGGAGGATTCCTTCGCCGCCGGGGAGCGCCTGGCCCGCCAGTTGCTGGATCCGGAGCTGAAGGCGGTCCTCGTCTTCGGCCCCGGGGTTCAGGTCAATGGCAGCGCCCTGGTGGATGGCATGAGCAGCCTTCTCGGCGGCGGTCTTCCCATCACCGGCGGTCTGGCCGGGGACGGCGGGGCCTTCCGCCAGACCTTCGTCCTGGGGGAAGGGGGGGTCGGACCCCGGGCGGTGGTTGCCGTGGGCCTGTGCGGCGAGGGTCTGCGCTTCGCCCACGGCTCCTTCGGCGGCTGGGAAGCCTTCGGCCCGCCGCGCAAGGTGACGCGGGCGGTCGGCAACGTGCTCTACGAACTGGACGGAGAACCGGCCCTGGAGGTCTACCGGCGCTACCTGGGTGCCCATGCGCGGGATCTGCCGGCCTCCGGGCTTCTTTTTCCCTTTGCCATGCTGGGCGCCAATCACGACGCGGTGGGGCTCATCCGCACCATCCTGGGCATCGACGAGGCAGCCGGGAGCCTCACCCTGGCCGGCGAAATCGACCCCGCGGGTTATCTGAAACTGATGCACGCCACCACCGATAAGCTGGTGGGCGGTGCCGAGGCCGCGGCCGAGGCGGCCCACGACATGCTCACCGCCAACGGTGCCGGTCTCGCCATCCTGGTGAGTTGCGTGGGCCGCAAGCTGGTCATGGGCAGCCGGGTGGACGAGGAAGTCGAGGCGGTCAGCGCGGTCTTCGGCCACCAGGCCGTGCTGTCGGGCTTCTATTCCTATGGCGAGATCAGTCCCTTCACCCCGGGTTCCTCGTGCAAGCTACACAACCAGACCATGACCATCACCTACCTGGGCGAACGCTGA
- the rng gene encoding ribonuclease G, translated as MSEEILINFTPQETRVAVMQQGVVQELHIERNASRGLVGNVYLGRICRILPGMQSAFVDVGLERTAFLHVADIWQPRDEASDRPIERLLSEGQSLVVQVVKDPIGTKGARLSTQISIAGRMLVYLPQEKHIGVSQRIEPESEREALRERLVRLVPEAETGGFIVRTMAEGATDAEFATDIAYLKKAWGEIREKVKVSGPPALLYQELSLGQRVLRDFVDPEVSRIVIDSRENFQRLHAFAEIYTPAVRPLLEHYTGERPLFDLHGVEEEIEKALARRVDLKSGGYLIMDQTEAMTTIDVNTGGFVGVRNFDDTIFKTNLEAAQTIARQLRLRNLGGIIIVDFIDMESEEHRGAVLAEFQKALSRDHTRLTLNGFTNLGLVEMTRKRTRESLAHVLCQTCPTCDGRGEVKTARTMAYEILRELLREARQFNAREYRVIAGPPVIDLFHDEESQSLALLSDFIGKPISLQAESSYSPEQFDIVLM; from the coding sequence ATGTCCGAAGAAATCCTCATCAATTTCACCCCCCAGGAAACCCGGGTCGCCGTCATGCAGCAAGGCGTGGTCCAGGAACTCCATATCGAGCGCAACGCCAGTCGCGGACTGGTGGGCAATGTCTACCTGGGGCGGATATGCCGCATCCTGCCCGGCATGCAGTCCGCCTTCGTGGACGTGGGCCTGGAGCGCACTGCCTTCCTCCACGTGGCCGACATCTGGCAGCCCCGCGACGAGGCCAGCGACCGGCCCATCGAGCGCCTCCTGTCCGAGGGGCAGAGCCTGGTGGTGCAGGTGGTGAAGGACCCCATCGGCACCAAGGGCGCCCGACTCTCCACCCAGATTTCCATCGCCGGCCGCATGCTGGTCTATCTGCCCCAGGAAAAACACATCGGGGTCTCCCAGCGCATCGAGCCCGAATCGGAGCGCGAGGCCCTGCGGGAACGGCTGGTGCGCCTGGTGCCCGAGGCGGAAACCGGCGGCTTCATTGTCCGCACCATGGCCGAAGGCGCCACCGACGCCGAATTCGCCACCGATATCGCCTACCTCAAGAAGGCCTGGGGAGAAATCCGCGAGAAAGTGAAGGTTTCCGGCCCCCCCGCCCTCCTCTACCAGGAGCTTTCCCTGGGCCAGCGGGTACTGCGGGATTTCGTCGATCCCGAGGTGAGCCGCATCGTCATCGACTCCCGGGAGAATTTCCAGCGCCTGCACGCCTTCGCCGAAATCTACACCCCGGCCGTGCGGCCCCTCCTGGAGCACTACACCGGCGAGCGCCCCCTCTTCGACCTGCACGGCGTCGAGGAGGAAATCGAAAAGGCCCTCGCCCGGCGGGTCGACCTCAAATCCGGCGGCTACCTCATCATGGACCAGACCGAGGCCATGACCACCATCGACGTCAATACCGGCGGCTTCGTGGGGGTGCGCAATTTCGACGACACCATTTTCAAGACCAACCTGGAAGCCGCCCAGACCATCGCCCGCCAACTGCGCCTGAGAAACCTCGGTGGCATCATCATCGTCGATTTCATCGACATGGAAAGCGAAGAGCACCGGGGAGCCGTGCTGGCGGAATTCCAGAAAGCCCTCTCCCGCGACCATACCCGCCTGACCCTCAACGGTTTCACCAACCTGGGCCTGGTGGAAATGACGCGCAAGCGCACGCGGGAATCCCTGGCCCACGTGCTCTGCCAGACCTGCCCCACCTGCGACGGCCGCGGCGAGGTCAAGACGGCCCGCACCATGGCCTACGAAATCCTGCGGGAACTGCTGCGCGAAGCCCGCCAGTTCAACGCCCGGGAGTACCGCGTCATCGCCGGCCCCCCGGTCATCGACCTCTTCCACGACGAAGAATCCCAGTCCCTCGCCCTGCTGTCCGATTTCATCGGCAAGCCCATCTCGCTCCAGGCAGAAAGCAGCTACTCGCCGGAACAGTTCGACATTGTTCTGATGTAG
- a CDS encoding U32 family peptidase — protein MAAASRFPSGSAPRAAPELLAPAGSLAMLRTAFAFGADAVYAGQPRYSLRVRNNEFGSREVLATGIREAHAQGKAFYVVSNIFPRNAKLATYRADMAPVVALAPDAFIMSDPGLIALAREAWPELTIHLSVQANTVNWAAVKFWQSLGIRRVILSRELSLEEIAEIRQRCPDMELEVFVHGALCIAYSGRCLLSGYFNHRDPNQGTCTNSCRWDYKVHPAGENAAGDVHLLEERQRPGELMPIEEDEHGTYILNSKDLRAIEHVQRLTQLGIDSLKIEGRTKSPYYAARTCQSYRQAIDDAIAGRPLDPRLLADLESLANRGYTDGFYQRHHEADYQGYLRGHSESARSLYVGDALAWDAGRGLMEIAVKNRFSLGDRLECVHPDGNLRWIPERMETAEGRLTKVAPGDGHRVWIDMPENRVGAFVTRFLSDHRADQPGPL, from the coding sequence ATGGCCGCCGCATCCCGCTTCCCTTCTGGCTCCGCGCCCCGCGCCGCCCCCGAACTTCTTGCCCCTGCCGGTTCCCTGGCCATGCTGCGCACCGCCTTCGCCTTCGGGGCCGACGCGGTCTATGCCGGCCAGCCCCGCTACTCCCTGCGCGTGCGCAACAACGAATTCGGCAGCCGGGAGGTCCTGGCCACCGGCATCCGGGAAGCCCACGCCCAAGGCAAGGCCTTCTACGTGGTGAGCAACATTTTTCCGCGCAACGCCAAACTCGCCACCTACCGGGCCGACATGGCGCCGGTGGTGGCGCTGGCTCCCGACGCCTTCATCATGTCCGACCCCGGCCTCATCGCCCTGGCGCGGGAAGCCTGGCCGGAACTGACCATCCACCTCTCGGTGCAGGCCAATACGGTCAATTGGGCGGCGGTGAAGTTCTGGCAGTCCCTGGGTATCCGCCGGGTCATCCTCTCCCGCGAACTGTCCCTGGAGGAAATCGCCGAAATCCGCCAGCGCTGCCCGGACATGGAACTGGAAGTCTTCGTGCACGGCGCCCTGTGCATCGCCTACTCCGGCCGCTGCCTGCTTTCCGGCTACTTCAACCACCGCGACCCCAACCAGGGCACCTGCACCAATTCCTGCCGCTGGGATTACAAGGTGCACCCGGCGGGCGAGAATGCGGCGGGGGACGTGCACCTGCTGGAAGAACGCCAGCGCCCGGGCGAACTGATGCCCATCGAGGAGGACGAGCACGGCACCTACATCCTGAACTCCAAGGATCTGCGCGCCATCGAGCATGTGCAACGCCTGACGCAACTCGGCATCGATTCCCTCAAGATCGAGGGCCGCACCAAGAGCCCCTACTACGCCGCCCGCACCTGCCAGAGCTACCGCCAGGCCATCGACGATGCCATCGCCGGCCGACCGCTGGATCCGCGCCTCCTCGCCGATCTGGAAAGTCTTGCCAATCGCGGCTATACCGATGGCTTTTACCAGCGTCACCATGAGGCGGATTATCAGGGCTACCTGCGCGGCCACTCCGAATCGGCGCGCAGCCTGTACGTCGGCGACGCTCTGGCCTGGGATGCCGGCCGCGGATTGATGGAAATCGCGGTCAAGAATCGCTTCTCCCTGGGGGACCGCCTGGAATGTGTCCACCCCGATGGAAACCTGCGGTGGATTCCGGAACGCATGGAAACCGCAGAGGGGAGGCTCACGAAGGTCGCCCCCGGAGACGGCCATCGCGTCTGGATCGACATGCCGGAAAACAGGGTGGGGGCCTTCGTAACCCGCTTCCTGTCAGATCACCGCGCCGATCAACCCGGTCCGCTCTGA
- a CDS encoding adenylate/guanylate cyclase domain-containing protein, which translates to MLFADVSGSTKLYERLGDSEALRAVDRCIKRMERAIDGFQGRLVKTIGDEVMATFATAEAAFQAAVEMQQRVSDLPPVSGVKLTIRVGFHFGAAIEDNNDIFGDTVNTAARIVGLAKAEQILTSAQTIAELPPLLRESTRDLEQLSVKGKAEGVHVYEVLWHETEELTMKASSLRVSNVLNTKLCVRYRGRAYLLDDKNPALTLGRDQSCDLIIEDRKSSRQHARIERRGDKYFYVDQSTNGSYVAIAGERETLLRREEMLLRGTGKISFGSSCGDPNADLAEFEHL; encoded by the coding sequence GTGCTTTTTGCCGATGTTTCCGGCAGCACCAAGCTGTACGAGCGGTTGGGGGACAGCGAGGCCCTGCGGGCGGTGGACCGCTGCATCAAACGCATGGAACGCGCCATCGACGGCTTCCAGGGCCGTCTGGTCAAGACCATAGGCGACGAGGTCATGGCCACCTTCGCCACCGCCGAGGCCGCCTTCCAGGCAGCCGTCGAAATGCAGCAGCGGGTCAGCGACCTGCCCCCGGTTTCCGGCGTCAAGCTCACCATCCGGGTCGGTTTCCACTTCGGCGCCGCCATCGAGGATAACAACGACATCTTCGGCGACACCGTCAATACGGCGGCCCGCATCGTCGGCCTGGCCAAGGCCGAGCAGATTCTCACCAGCGCCCAGACCATCGCTGAACTTCCTCCCCTGCTGCGGGAGTCGACCCGTGACCTCGAACAACTCTCGGTCAAGGGCAAGGCGGAAGGCGTGCACGTCTACGAGGTGCTGTGGCACGAGACCGAGGAACTGACCATGAAGGCCAGTTCCCTCCGCGTGTCCAACGTGCTGAACACCAAGCTTTGCGTGCGCTACCGGGGGCGCGCCTACCTGCTGGACGACAAGAACCCCGCCCTGACCCTGGGGCGGGACCAGAGCTGCGACCTCATCATCGAGGACCGCAAATCGTCCCGCCAGCACGCGCGCATCGAGCGGCGCGGTGACAAGTATTTCTACGTCGATCAGAGCACCAATGGCAGCTACGTCGCCATCGCCGGTGAAAGGGAAACCCTGCTGCGGCGGGAAGAAATGCTCCTGCGCGGCACGGGCAAGATTTCCTTTGGTTCCTCCTGCGGCGACCCCAACGCCGATCTGGCCGAATTCGAGCATCTGTAG
- the ttcA gene encoding tRNA 2-thiocytidine(32) synthetase TtcA, which produces MNASHTLQKLGRFLESRSGKAIGDYAMIADGDTVLVCVSGGKDSYTLLHVLMALQKRAPIKFRLVAMNLDQKQPGFPAEVLPRYFASIGVEYRIVEADTYSVVREKIPEGKTTCSLCSRLRRGIIYRTAKELGANKIALGHHRDDMVHTLFLNMLFGGKLKAMPPKLVTDDGAHVVIRPLAYCSEADIAKFARGMEFPIIPCNLCGSQDNLQRQKVREMMQDWDRRYPGRTESVFTAMQNVVPSHLADSDLFDFVGLAVGDAVAEGDIVFDREELPMSGTIPLMASL; this is translated from the coding sequence ATGAACGCTTCCCATACCCTCCAGAAACTGGGCCGCTTCCTCGAAAGCCGCAGCGGCAAGGCCATCGGCGACTACGCCATGATCGCCGACGGCGACACCGTCCTGGTCTGCGTCTCCGGCGGCAAGGACTCCTACACCCTGCTCCACGTGCTCATGGCCCTGCAGAAGCGGGCGCCGATCAAGTTCCGTCTCGTGGCCATGAACCTGGACCAGAAGCAGCCCGGCTTTCCCGCCGAGGTGCTGCCGCGCTATTTCGCTTCCATCGGCGTCGAGTACCGCATCGTCGAGGCCGACACCTACTCCGTGGTGCGGGAGAAGATTCCCGAGGGCAAGACCACCTGCTCCCTCTGCTCCCGCCTGCGCCGGGGCATCATCTACCGCACCGCCAAGGAACTGGGCGCCAACAAGATCGCCCTGGGCCACCATCGGGACGACATGGTCCATACCCTCTTTCTCAACATGCTCTTCGGCGGCAAGCTCAAGGCCATGCCGCCCAAACTGGTGACCGACGACGGGGCCCATGTGGTGATCCGGCCCCTGGCCTACTGTTCCGAGGCCGACATCGCCAAGTTCGCCCGCGGCATGGAATTCCCCATCATTCCCTGCAATCTGTGCGGCTCCCAGGACAATCTGCAGCGCCAGAAGGTGCGCGAGATGATGCAGGATTGGGACCGCCGCTACCCGGGGCGTACCGAGTCCGTCTTCACGGCCATGCAGAATGTGGTGCCTTCGCACCTTGCGGACAGCGATCTGTTCGATTTCGTCGGCCTGGCGGTGGGGGATGCGGTCGCGGAGGGCGACATCGTCTTCGATCGGGAGGAACTGCCCATGAGCGGCACCATCCCCCTGATGGCGTCGCTATGA
- a CDS encoding response regulator, with translation MHKGLFAQLRRSFGVSDATEVEALCAAARAGGDAVPELAPLLRGFPDFLARVEAAFEQFDRDLDLRSRSLELSSTELTEANNRLREELASRERALAALRELVAGLMPAGTAQSQVGQTDLEEISTLLSWLVADREADRRALDNQKFALDQHAIVSITDTRGTILYANDKFCEISGYARGELLGQNHRMVKSAIHPPAFFAELWETIRRGEVWHGEVCNRAKDGHLYWVNATIAPLLGADGRPEQYIAIRTDITARKVAEQRVGEQLHLMEEMLEAIPLPVYIKDREGRYLRLNRAFEAFFHVQREEYVGRTLHDLLPPEDARVHAERDEALFSHPGTQTYEASVHSRDGGRHDTIYRKATLTRPDGSVFGLLGAIIDITERKAGEIALKEAKESAESANRAKSQFLANMSHEIRTPMNGIIGMTDLALDTALDDEQREYLGIVRSSADALLALINDILDFSKIEAGKLLIETIPFDLHQVTRETLKPLAVRALEKKLELICDIAADVPQHVLGDPGRLRQVLVNLVGNAIKFTAQGEIAVELRRSVEGLIHLAVRDTGIGIPQEKQGQIFEAFTQEDSSTTRRYGGTGLGLSICSRLAELMGGRLWLESAVGSGSTFHFALALAENPEGPPPLAPPAVLRGRRALLVDDNATNRRVLGTLLGRWGLHCTPAHDGREALALIAAPETFDVLIVDAHMPEMDGYALALAVHERFSVAAPPVLLLTSGASRGDAQRCRECGVAAYFPKPVAPADLAGALARVLAAQAAAAPREPALVTRHSLREGGRPLDILLVEDHPINQKLATSLLEKWGHRVTVAGHGGEALAMIETGRRFDLVLMDMQMPVMGGLEATERIRCMETERGLPRVPIVAMTANAMQSDRDACIAAGMDDYIAKPVRATDLAAMLATRGGLAPE, from the coding sequence ATGCACAAGGGGCTGTTCGCTCAGTTGCGGCGATCCTTCGGCGTGTCCGACGCGACGGAGGTCGAGGCCCTTTGCGCCGCGGCGCGGGCGGGCGGCGACGCGGTTCCGGAACTGGCTCCCCTGTTGCGGGGGTTCCCGGATTTTCTGGCCCGGGTCGAGGCGGCCTTCGAGCAATTCGACCGGGACCTGGATCTGCGCTCCCGCAGCCTGGAGCTTTCCTCGACCGAATTGACCGAGGCCAACAATCGCCTGCGGGAGGAGTTGGCGAGCCGGGAGCGGGCCCTGGCGGCCCTGCGCGAACTGGTGGCCGGCCTGATGCCGGCCGGAACCGCCCAGAGCCAGGTGGGCCAGACCGATCTGGAGGAAATCTCGACGCTGCTCTCCTGGCTGGTGGCCGACCGGGAGGCCGATCGGCGCGCCCTGGACAATCAGAAATTCGCCCTGGACCAGCACGCCATCGTCAGCATCACCGACACCCGGGGAACCATCCTCTACGCCAACGACAAGTTTTGTGAGATCAGCGGCTATGCTCGTGGGGAACTGCTGGGCCAGAACCATCGCATGGTCAAGTCGGCCATCCATCCGCCGGCTTTCTTCGCCGAGTTGTGGGAGACCATCCGCCGCGGCGAGGTCTGGCACGGCGAAGTGTGCAACCGGGCCAAGGACGGCCATCTGTACTGGGTCAATGCCACCATCGCGCCGCTGCTCGGGGCCGACGGCCGCCCGGAACAGTACATCGCCATCCGTACCGACATCACGGCGCGCAAGGTGGCCGAGCAGCGCGTGGGCGAGCAGTTGCACCTCATGGAGGAAATGCTGGAGGCCATTCCGCTGCCCGTCTACATCAAGGACCGTGAGGGGCGCTACCTGCGGCTCAACCGGGCCTTCGAGGCCTTCTTCCATGTGCAGCGCGAGGAGTACGTCGGCCGCACCCTGCACGATCTGCTGCCGCCCGAGGACGCCCGTGTCCACGCCGAACGGGACGAGGCCTTGTTCTCCCATCCCGGCACCCAGACCTACGAGGCCTCGGTCCACTCCCGCGACGGCGGGCGCCACGACACCATCTACCGCAAGGCGACCCTCACCCGCCCGGATGGCAGCGTCTTCGGCTTGCTGGGCGCCATCATCGACATCACCGAGCGCAAGGCGGGCGAGATCGCCCTGAAGGAGGCCAAGGAGTCGGCCGAGTCGGCCAATCGGGCCAAGAGCCAGTTTCTCGCCAACATGAGCCACGAAATCCGCACGCCCATGAACGGCATCATCGGCATGACCGACCTGGCCCTGGATACCGCCCTGGATGACGAGCAACGGGAGTATCTCGGCATCGTGCGCAGTTCGGCCGATGCGCTGCTGGCGCTCATCAACGACATCCTCGATTTTTCCAAGATCGAGGCGGGCAAGCTGCTCATCGAAACCATTCCCTTCGACCTCCATCAGGTCACGCGCGAGACCCTGAAGCCCCTCGCCGTGAGGGCCCTGGAGAAGAAGCTCGAACTCATCTGCGACATCGCCGCCGACGTGCCCCAGCACGTCCTGGGAGACCCGGGACGGCTGCGTCAGGTCCTGGTCAATCTGGTGGGCAACGCCATCAAGTTCACCGCCCAGGGCGAAATTGCAGTGGAACTGCGGCGCAGCGTCGAAGGGCTCATCCACCTGGCGGTGCGGGACACCGGCATCGGCATCCCGCAGGAGAAGCAGGGGCAGATTTTCGAGGCCTTCACCCAGGAAGACTCGTCCACCACCCGACGTTACGGCGGCACCGGGCTTGGGCTCTCCATTTGCAGCCGGCTGGCGGAATTGATGGGTGGCCGCCTGTGGCTTGAGAGCGCGGTCGGTAGCGGCAGCACCTTCCATTTCGCCCTCGCCCTGGCGGAAAACCCCGAGGGGCCGCCGCCGCTCGCCCCCCCGGCAGTCCTGCGCGGTCGCCGGGCCTTGCTGGTGGACGACAATGCCACCAACCGGCGGGTACTCGGGACGCTCCTGGGGCGTTGGGGCCTGCACTGCACCCCGGCCCACGACGGCCGGGAGGCGCTCGCCCTGATCGCGGCGCCGGAAACCTTCGACGTCCTGATCGTCGACGCCCACATGCCGGAAATGGACGGCTACGCCCTGGCCCTGGCGGTCCACGAGCGTTTCTCGGTGGCGGCGCCGCCCGTTCTGCTCCTCACCTCCGGCGCCAGCCGGGGTGACGCCCAGCGCTGCCGGGAGTGCGGCGTGGCCGCCTATTTCCCCAAACCCGTGGCGCCGGCAGATCTGGCCGGCGCCCTCGCGCGGGTTCTGGCGGCCCAGGCCGCCGCCGCGCCCCGGGAACCCGCCCTGGTCACCCGCCACTCCCTGCGGGAAGGCGGACGGCCGCTGGACATCCTGCTGGTCGAGGACCACCCCATCAATCAGAAACTCGCCACCAGCCTCCTGGAGAAGTGGGGCCATCGGGTCACGGTCGCCGGCCACGGGGGGGAGGCGCTGGCCATGATCGAGACGGGCCGTCGCTTCGATCTGGTCCTCATGGACATGCAGATGCCGGTCATGGGCGGCCTGGAAGCAACCGAGCGCATCCGCTGCATGGAAACGGAGCGGGGCCTGCCGCGGGTGCCCATCGTCGCCATGACGGCCAATGCCATGCAGTCGGATCGTGACGCCTGCATCGCAGCCGGGATGGACGACTACATCGCCAAGCCCGTCCGCGCCACCGATCTCGCCGCCATGCTGGCCACCCGCGGGGGCCTGGCGCCGGAGTAG